The Bdellovibrio bacteriovorus genome includes a region encoding these proteins:
- the lptB gene encoding LPS export ABC transporter ATP-binding protein → MSMLTIKDISKSFKKRKVVDGVSFSVESGQVVGLLGPNGAGKTTSFYMVVGLVQSDSGTINIDETNISSEPMYRRARVGLSYLAQEPSIFRKLTVAENITVALEAHGYSGAQRSEKLEQLIGDFHVGHIRDSYGYALSGGERRRVEIARALAGSPKFLLLDEPFAGIDPIAVADIQNIIRDLKAKGIGVLITDHNVRETLGICDYAYILKDGKIQVSGSSDEIANSELARKFYLGENFKL, encoded by the coding sequence ATGAGCATGCTCACCATCAAAGACATTTCTAAATCTTTCAAAAAACGTAAAGTCGTTGATGGCGTTTCTTTTTCCGTGGAATCGGGACAGGTTGTCGGTCTTTTGGGGCCCAACGGTGCGGGTAAAACGACGTCGTTTTACATGGTAGTGGGATTGGTTCAATCCGACTCGGGCACTATCAATATTGATGAAACAAATATTTCGTCTGAACCCATGTATCGCCGCGCTCGTGTGGGTTTGAGTTACCTTGCGCAAGAGCCCAGCATCTTCAGAAAACTGACGGTGGCTGAAAATATCACGGTGGCCTTAGAGGCCCACGGGTACTCGGGCGCTCAACGTTCAGAAAAATTAGAACAATTAATCGGTGATTTCCACGTCGGTCATATCCGCGATAGTTATGGTTATGCGCTGTCGGGTGGTGAGCGTCGTCGTGTCGAGATCGCTCGTGCTTTAGCGGGATCACCGAAGTTCCTTTTGCTCGATGAACCCTTTGCGGGGATCGATCCGATTGCGGTCGCTGACATTCAAAATATCATCCGCGACCTTAAGGCCAAAGGTATAGGAGTTCTTATCACGGATCATAACGTGCGTGAGACTTTAGGTATTTGCGATTATGCTTATATTCTGAAGGACGGGAAGATTCAGGTTAGCGGAAGTTCTGATGAAATCGCAAATTCTGAGTTGGCTCGCAAATTCTATCTTGGGGAAAACTTTAAGTTATAA
- a CDS encoding ExbD/TolR family protein — protein MAIFRPGERHRYHNILSKRKGKRDVTALLSLTAMVDMFTVLVIFLLQNYNATGEILYIPKEVVLPKASSVRELKPAHVVTISNKEILLDKDTVATFEEVKAAEDWNIQRLKESLQEALAKSKAEQDSKLQNKIRDVVETTRGEVEEDPNAWSKVTIQADKGVDFLTVKKVLFTVTEAGAGEINFAVTKQPQESTSN, from the coding sequence ATGGCCATCTTTAGACCTGGTGAAAGACATCGTTATCATAATATTTTGAGCAAGCGTAAAGGGAAGCGTGATGTGACGGCTTTGCTGTCTTTGACGGCGATGGTGGACATGTTCACGGTTCTCGTGATCTTTCTATTGCAGAACTACAATGCGACCGGAGAAATTCTTTATATCCCGAAAGAAGTTGTTCTTCCGAAAGCCTCCAGCGTGCGCGAACTGAAACCTGCGCATGTGGTAACTATCTCCAACAAAGAAATTCTTTTGGATAAAGACACTGTGGCGACTTTTGAAGAAGTCAAAGCGGCAGAAGACTGGAATATCCAAAGACTGAAAGAGTCCTTGCAGGAAGCTTTGGCGAAATCCAAAGCCGAACAGGACAGCAAGCTGCAAAACAAAATTCGTGACGTTGTTGAAACAACACGTGGCGAGGTCGAAGAAGATCCTAATGCTTGGAGTAAAGTGACTATCCAAGCTGATAAAGGCGTAGATTTCCTAACTGTTAAGAAAGTCTTATTCACGGTGACAGAGGCCGGAGCGGGCGAGATCAATTTCGCAGTGACTAAACAGCCTCAAGAATCGACTTCCAATTAA
- the lptC gene encoding LPS export ABC transporter periplasmic protein LptC: MAKFKNLIFAALLIILFVEILIIFPNRLEHEDEAEVRKRVEAQEQLAKQRDEAIKRGEKPPEQPTSLMEQKMQGVHLVESQQGTRDWELFAVSAEGSQTEGTWKLRQVRVLFYNNEKVEFTVTGDTGTINDKTKDLSVEGNVVTRSENGYIFKTPSIYYSSKTRQIDSPEDVIMQGPQDNSGGGMNLKGRRMKVLVDQSKMLIQDRVSAEKPLKDGKKFDIVADGAEFSGKHNEAKFFGKVRMNYDNMKLEGPAASFLYDRASNFLGSVAVTGGVRVSDVDKFATSESVNLDLLADKYTFKGRPKVIQNNDELTGEEIIFLEGGKKVKVERVRARVENKEQ, translated from the coding sequence ATGGCGAAATTTAAGAATCTCATATTTGCTGCACTTCTCATCATTCTGTTTGTTGAGATTCTGATTATTTTCCCAAACCGTCTTGAACATGAAGACGAAGCCGAAGTTCGTAAGCGCGTTGAAGCACAAGAACAGTTGGCCAAACAACGCGACGAAGCTATCAAGCGCGGCGAAAAGCCTCCGGAACAACCCACCAGTCTTATGGAGCAAAAGATGCAGGGTGTGCATCTTGTTGAAAGTCAGCAAGGCACGCGTGATTGGGAACTTTTCGCGGTCTCTGCCGAAGGCAGTCAAACCGAAGGCACCTGGAAACTTCGTCAAGTGCGGGTGCTTTTTTATAACAATGAAAAAGTAGAATTCACCGTGACCGGAGACACCGGAACTATCAACGACAAAACAAAAGATTTGAGCGTTGAAGGAAACGTGGTGACTCGCTCTGAAAACGGTTACATTTTCAAAACTCCGTCGATCTATTACTCATCTAAAACTCGCCAGATCGACAGTCCCGAAGACGTTATAATGCAAGGACCCCAGGATAACTCGGGGGGCGGAATGAATCTGAAGGGGCGCCGTATGAAGGTGCTGGTGGATCAGTCAAAAATGTTGATTCAGGATCGAGTCAGTGCTGAAAAACCTCTTAAAGACGGAAAAAAGTTTGATATCGTAGCCGACGGTGCAGAGTTCAGTGGAAAACACAACGAAGCAAAGTTTTTCGGCAAGGTTCGCATGAACTACGACAATATGAAGCTTGAAGGACCCGCGGCCTCGTTTCTTTATGATCGCGCTTCGAACTTTTTAGGGTCCGTGGCTGTTACAGGTGGCGTGCGCGTCAGTGATGTGGATAAATTTGCGACATCTGAGAGTGTGAACCTAGACCTTTTAGCCGATAAATACACTTTTAAAGGTCGTCCGAAGGTTATTCAGAACAATGATGAGCTCACGGGAGAGGAAATCATCTTTCTTGAGGGCGGAAAAAAGGTTAAAGTAGAACGAGTACGTGCGCGCGTGGAGAACAAAGAACAATGA